In a single window of the Hippoglossus hippoglossus isolate fHipHip1 chromosome 7, fHipHip1.pri, whole genome shotgun sequence genome:
- the LOC117764664 gene encoding dystroglycan-like: MWPRQLFIDICWAAKSPVAMHFKRRDMGRGDAWRSGLPSCRTIPLVIGLLVTMAQGALPEQRETVVEMIPFELEASMQSSVLAELQAASSSMGEGPPTAILDSSAKNGGVHTGIPDSSAIVGQVFQLKVPTGPANASCNVHLTETGKETLPTWLYWDKESCILRGLALEQDKGVYHILVSGEEITEKTGSQVFPSTVFSVEVYPEERADTEPALLTLQSDISGLQPFTCGSEEPVTVLTVILDADLTKMAAEQRANLLRIMRKFSHVPLEHMRVVPVVNNRLFDMSAFMAGPGNAKKVVENGALLSWKLGCALDQGSIPDISSVQSSAKDGTMSARLGYPVVGWHIVNKKPHGVKRVRRQLNNTPTPVPSLLPPTSHPEPPIRVVPTPTSPSIAPATDNSAPPVRGPLPLPVKPTMRVRDQIAHTPVFAPPQPTRVLGTTSTIPIQPTMTRPTIVEATAVPTPPSTTKKPKPSSTRKPKKVKASTPALREPKSTTTKPPKHTTPPPLPPDLNQTPEIRNAIDQVNAWVGTYFEVKIPPDTFFDKEDGTTDNLRLTLKKTPKEAVSETSWIQFNSTIQLLYGLPEEQHEGKHEYFMLATDKGGKSIMDAFEVQVNRWSTNDKPSVVFAARFHGDPKTLSNDVQKKILLTKKLAYALGDRNSSTVTLRSITKGSIVVEWTNNSLQQSPCPKDQITVLSNRISDPQGTPKLAFIKAMEPDFKPINISIRGTNKCHSYIFIPPGEVPVPVLPTATPSPGTGRRSSDDVYLHTVIPAVVVAALLLIAGIIAMVCYRKKRRGKMTIEEQATFIKKGVPIIFADELDDSKSPPSSSIPLILQEEKPPLPPPEYPNMAGPHCTLLNQDLLEEYSVYQDDDPNAPPYMPPPPFTVPIEGKGSRPKNMTSYRSPPPYVPP; encoded by the exons ATGTGGCCTCGTCAGTTGTTCATAGACATCTGCTGGGCAGCCAAAAGCCCTGTTGCTATGCACTTTAAGAGGAGAGACATGGGCCGAGGGGATGCTTGGAGGAGCGGGCTTCCTTCATGCAGGACTATCCCCCTGGTAATAGGGCTTCTAGTGACCATGGCCCAGGGCGCTCTGCCAGAACAGCGAGAGACAGTGGTGGAGATGATACCTTTCGAGTTGGAGGCTTCCATGCAGTCCTCTGTGCTCGCTGAGCTCCAGGCTGCTTCATCATCTATGGGTGAAGGGCCACCTACAGCTATCCTAGACTCCTCTGCAAAGAATGGGGGAGTGCACACTGGCATACCTGACTCCTCTGCAATCGTGGGCCAGGTGTTCCAGTTGAAGGTTCCAACCGGGCCTGCCAATGCAAGCTGTAATGTCCAT CTCACTGAAACGGGAAAGGAGACTTTACCCACCTGGTTATATTGGGACAAAGAAAGCTGCATCCTGAGAGGTTTGGCCCTGGAGCAGGATAAAGGTGTGTATCATATCTTGGTGTCTGGAGAGGAAATAACCGAGAAGACTGGCAGCCAAGTGTTCCCCAGTACAGTCTTCTCTGTTGAAGTATACCCAGAAGAAAGGGCAGACACTGAACCAGCCCTGCTTACGCTACAGTCTGACATCAGTGGCCTCCAGCCTTTCACCTGTGGCTCTGAGGAACCTGTCACTGTCCTCACTGTCATCTTGGATGCTGATTTGACAAAGATGGCTGCTGAACAGAGGGCCAACTTACTGCGCATCATGAGAAAATTCTCACACGTGCCCCTGGAGCACATGAGGGTGGTCCCTGTTGTTAACAACCGCTTATTTGACATGTCTGCTTTCATGGCTGGACCAGGGAATGCTAAGAAGGTGGTGGAGAATGGTGCTCTACTGTCATGGAAACTTGGATGTGCCCTTGACCAGGGCAGCATCCCTGATATTAGCAGTGTTCAATCCTCAGCAAAAGATGGGACCATGTCAGCCAGGCTGGGGTACCCAGTGGTTGGCTGGCACATTGTGAACAAAAAGCCCCATGGAGTGAAACGGGTCAGACGGCAATTGAACAATACTCCTACACCAGTGCCCTCCCTGCTTCCTCCAACTTCCCACCCAGAGCCCCCTATACGTGTTGTTCCCACCCCGACTTCGCCCTCTATTGCCCCAGCAACAGACAATTCGGCTCCGCCTGTCCGAGGCCCTTTGCCGCTTCCAGTGAAGCCTACAATGAGGGTCAGGGATCAGATTGCCCACACACCTGTCTTtgcccccccccaacccacaaGAGTACTAGGAACTACAAGCACCATCCCTATCCAGCCAACCATGACCAGGCCTACAATTGTAGAGGCCACTGCTGTGCCAACACCCCCAAGCACCACCAAAAAACCCAAACCCTCTTCCACAAGGAAACCCAAGAAAGTCAAAGCTTCCACTCCAGCTCTCCGGGAACCCAAGTCTACCACAACTAAACCGCCCAAACACACCACTCCTCCCCCCTTGCCTCCAGACTTGAATCAAACCCCAGAGATCCGTAATGCCATTGATCAGGTGAATGCGTGGGTTGGCACTTACTTTGAGGTTAAGATTCCTCCCGATACCTTCTTTGACAAGGAGGATGGTACAACTGATAATCTGCGTTTGACTTTGAAGAAGACCCCAAAAGAAGCAGTGAGCGAAACATCTTGGATCCAATTCAACAGCACTATTCAACTTCTGTATGGGCTTCCAGAGGAGCAGCATGAGGGGAAACATGAGTACTTTATGTTGGCTACTGATAAGGGCGGGAAGAGCATCATGGATGCTTTTGAGGTACAAGTCAACCGATGGTCTACAAACGACAAACCATCAGTTGTGTTTGCTGCTCGTTTTCATGGTGACCCCAAAACTTTAAGCAATGATGTTCAGAAGAAGATTCTTTTGACTAAAAAGTTGGCCTATGCCCTTGGTGATCGCAATAGCAGCACAGTGACCCTGAGGAGCATCACAAAGGGCTCCATTGTGGTTGAATGGACCAATAACAGTCTGCAGCAGAGTCCTTGCCCAAAGGACCAGATTACAGTTTTGAGCAACAGGATCTCTGATCCCCAAGGTACACCTAAACTGGCCTTCATCAAAGCCATGGAGCCCGACTTCAAACCCATCAACATTTCCATTCGTGGTACTAATAAATGTCACAGCTACATATTCATTCCACCAGGAGAGGTGCCAGTGCCTGTCCTTCCTACAGCTACACCTTCACCTGGGACAGGTCGTAGGAGCAGTGATGATGTTTACCTACACACTGTTATTCCAGCTGTAGTGGTAGCAGCTCTACTGCTCATCGCCGGGATCATTGCTATGGTCTGCTATCGGAAGAAGCGCAGAGGGAAGATGACCATAGAGGAGCAGGCCACTTTCATCAAGAAAGGAGTCCCTATTATATTTGCAGATGAGTTAGATGATTCCAAGTCACCCCCGTCTTCCAGCATCCCCCTTATCCTTCAGGAGGAAAAgcccccccttccccctccaGAGTACCCTAACATGGCTGGCCCCCACTGTACCCTGCTTAACCAGGATCTGCTAGAGGAGTATTCTGTTTATCAAGATGATGACCCTAATGCCCCTCCTTACATGCCCCCACCACCATTTACTGTCCCCATAGAGGGAAAAGGCTCTCGCCCCAAGAACATGACATCGTACAGGTCACCACCTCCTTATGTGCCTCCCTAA